One window from the genome of Paraclostridium sordellii encodes:
- a CDS encoding lipase family protein: MKIIKLTLILCLSICMIGFNKLDLLDENNPKWDIDSDKDGLPDAFEELIGTDKYNFDSDKDNINDEEEIKLGLDPNVRDLNRNYHYKLNNKYISDNFDLNNKINVTEKMIFESCQIASEKFYENPTGKTVGEVFLDKYKSIKNFKIIRFESGENGFGAIALNLGDSIIVSYKPTRSFRDWIENFTTQFMPHPQRGYAIEFTEPIINKNVQIYTCGHSLGGLLAQYVTYDLVNKGYKNIKTITFNSANSFNPKHMQGKYAPPIIKSSLVKDYINAYIDVINQKDEGYIVDLTSINKFLIKSIDYNGFVDINNHKFKESDFEDYEEIVTNYITCNDPLYLTINGGYLGKCNIVNMNCGNLDFKRDIQELIKFHDLKNFSKIIEN, translated from the coding sequence ATGAAAATAATTAAATTAACACTTATACTTTGCTTGTCAATTTGTATGATTGGATTTAATAAATTAGACTTATTAGATGAAAATAATCCTAAGTGGGATATAGATAGTGATAAAGATGGTTTACCAGATGCTTTTGAAGAATTAATAGGTACAGACAAATATAATTTTGATAGTGATAAAGACAATATAAATGATGAAGAAGAAATAAAACTAGGACTTGATCCTAATGTTAGAGATTTAAATAGAAATTATCATTATAAGCTTAATAATAAATATATAAGTGATAATTTTGATTTAAATAATAAAATAAATGTAACGGAAAAAATGATATTTGAAAGTTGTCAAATTGCAAGTGAAAAGTTTTATGAAAATCCTACAGGTAAAACTGTAGGAGAAGTTTTTTTAGATAAATATAAATCTATAAAAAATTTTAAAATAATAAGATTTGAAAGTGGTGAAAATGGCTTTGGAGCAATTGCACTTAATTTAGGCGATAGCATTATAGTCTCATATAAGCCAACTAGAAGCTTTAGAGATTGGATTGAAAACTTTACAACTCAATTTATGCCTCACCCTCAAAGAGGATATGCTATAGAGTTCACAGAGCCAATTATAAATAAAAATGTACAAATATATACATGTGGACATTCTTTAGGAGGATTATTAGCTCAGTATGTAACCTATGATTTAGTAAATAAAGGTTATAAGAATATTAAAACTATAACATTTAATTCTGCCAATAGTTTTAATCCTAAACATATGCAAGGGAAATATGCACCTCCTATAATAAAGTCAAGCTTAGTAAAGGATTATATTAATGCATATATAGATGTAATTAATCAAAAAGATGAAGGTTATATAGTTGATTTGACTAGTATAAATAAATTTTTAATTAAAAGTATTGATTACAATGGATTTGTAGATATAAATAATCATAAATTTAAAGAAAGTGATTTTGAAGATTACGAAGAAATAGTAACAAATTATATAACATGTAATGATCCTTTATACTTAACTATAAATGGTGGATATTTAGGTAAATGCAATATAGTTAATATGAATTGTGGAAATTTAGACTTTAAAAGAGACATACAAGAACTAATAAAATTTCATGATTTAAAAAATTTTTCAAAAATAATTGAAAATTGA